aaacaagtcgtatAATGATCGGTTGTGACAACCATCCGGTGCCAACTTTCGCTCTCTgcctcttcgaaaatgcatcataacgcccttatttttatttatatggCTTCACACTTGgtacaacgtgagaaaatatTGTGTAGatcatagaaaaaaaatattacatctAAATTGCTTTGGTTTGAGGTCGCGTGTGTTCTAAAATCAAGTCCGACATGATCGGATGTGACAGGAATCcggctactttcactttcgatcGTTAGCTCTTCAAAAATGCATCACAACTCCCTTAGTTTCATTTCTATGGCTTAAAACTGCGcacaacgtgagaaaatacctTGAAGATACCGAGAACAACAACTATAGTACATGTAACTGCTTTAATTTGAGGTCGCGTGTGGTCAAGCATGTGTGgttgtttaggtgtaatcagccacataTACTTCTGGCAGAAGTACAAAGCTCTTTTGCGTGCCACAGAGGGACACAGGGGTTGGACATGGATACCATTTTTGATTCATTACATAAAGTTGACCAGTGCCTGTCCTGTAAGCCAAGTCCATTGTTCTAGCTACTACGCTACCAGATCCACATTGGTTGAGATAAGACAGAATTATAATGAAGTGTCTTTGACTTTGAGGAGAAACCTAGTTTTCTCTTTTTTAGTTTTAATGGGTATCTCCAGGTTGTTCAAAGACAGGCAATGCAAACTAGCGCTTGTAATATTGTTCCATGCACACTCCTGCCCCCCTGATGGAAATACTGTATTCAAAAGTGAGGAAACTTATTCTCTACTTTTCcatttttcttttgcttttgcCGCAAGGATCTAACAATGTAATGTCAAATCCTAACTGTGAACACTCCTAAAACGAACAAATTACAAACACATTCTGCAGTAATGTGAATATTTCTGACTGCATATATCAAAACAAAGTAGCACGGATCTTACCTTCCGTGTCAACCCCCTTCCTTCCAGCTCGACCAGCCATCTGTTTGTAGGAAAGGGTGTCCATAGCACGGCCACCAAACATGGGTGACCTCACGATCACACGTCGGGCAGGTAAGTTGACCCCTGAAGACAAGGTAGACGTGGCCACCAGAATCTTCAGTAGACCTTGTCGGAACGCTCCTTCAACGATGTCACGCTCGTCAAACGTCAGACCTGGAAAGAGATTCTGGCATATCAAGCAAGTTTGTGTCAAATGGCACAGAATCTTCTGTGAGAAAGTTTTAAAATACTGTTGATCACGTTCTCAACTTGCCTCAATTTCATATGTTTAAAATAACATTCAGAAAATCAAGCATAGAGACAGGAAAGGTTAAATCGTTGGAATGTCTATTTCaggacaaaaaacaaacaaccactCACAACCTTGACCTATGGGCCTTTTGTGGACTGACAAAagacacaacagacaaaaaATAACTGATGCTGTTACTTATTTCAAAATGTGACTGGGATGACTTCAAGATGGTCAaagcaaagagagaaacaaacccTATTAACAGCTGCTATAGGGCTAATCTCCCTCATCATCACCACACATATAAAGAAGTAGACATGTGTTTATAACTGCTGCTGTACCTGCGTGGTGGTAAGCCACTCCGTACTGAATGACTTTGCCCAGCATAGGGTCCACACCCACAGCACTGCGTCCCAGTTGTTCCAGGACGTTGCGCAGAGCTCCCTGGTCGATGGGTAGTCGTGTCATCTCTGAGGCCTTCACAAAACCTACAACATAAAACAGTCATACATTGATGGAGAAATACCATGGGCAGCAAGCTCggcagtatttgtttgtttgtttgtttgtttgtttgcttaacgcccagccgaccacgaagggccatatcagggcggtgctgctttgacatataacgtgcgccactcacaagacagaagtcgcagcacaggcttcatgtctcacccagtcacagtattctgacaccggaccaaccagtcctagcactaaccccataatgtcagacgccaggcagagcagccactaaattgccaattttaaagtcttaggtatgacccggccggggttcgaacccacgacctcccgatcacggggcggatgccttaccactaggccaaccgtgccggtagctcGGCAGTATACTTTTTAATAGAACATAGTTTTGCAGAGCCGCCTGCCAATGAACAGTCGAGTCATATCTAATGCCTTTAGAAAGCCTAGAATGTgggatacacacaaacacatactggAGGTAAGCGACAATGATTAATCAGGAGATATAACGAGATGACAGACAAACATTaacacataacaacaacaacaaatcacaaACCGAGAGAGAAATGTCAAGGTGATTTTCTGCAGCAAGCTTCATGGTAGAGTTCCTTTAACTCTTTCTACCTCTTCTAATTCTTCTCATTTCCTTACACAttgtctgtcagtgtcagtcagtAAGTCAAtctataacaagaagagcaaacgctcgatcgagtcactttcgcagttctgaatattatatgaggcatcagatggacaggaagaaattgctattcacaacacaatgagtcacgttcacataaaatttgagcccggtcacttttatagtttccgagaaaagcccaacgttaagttgtgtgttgccgaacagaaaaggctagttatctcccttgtttttctgataacgttcgtaaaaggctacagatgtaaatactttgatgtaaagaataatcctacaaagtttcaatcacatccgatgaactttgtcaaagatataaaatgtctaatttttcctttgacgctgacctgtgaccttgaaaaaggtcaaaggtcaacgaaaccatcgttaaagtgtagaggtcattggaggtcacgactaaacaaaatatgagcccgatcgctttgatagtttcctgtcaaagatataaaatgtctaatttttcctttgacgctgacctgtgaccttgaaaaaggtcaaaggtcaacgaaaccatcgttaaagtgtagaggtcattggaggtcacgactaaacaaaatatgagcccgatcgctttgatagtttccgagaaaagtccaacgttaaggtggtgtctacggacggacggccggccggacagactaacactgaccgattacatagagtcactttttctcaagtgactcaaaaagtataAATCAATCCAACAAGCCAGTCTTTAATGATTCCTTCATGTGGAAAACAAATCACTCTGCAATAATTCCTTCAAATTAATCGATGTACCAGATAGCAAAACTCTCCCGCACAAGGTATCTCTGTTTTGACTGCTCCCATTCCTTCCGCTTtcgtttgtttggtttgttgtgggtgcttgttttgtttgtagccTCCTGTGAAAGAAATGATGACTCACCAGTTTCTCCTGTGTAAGCTGCCAGAGCTGCAGGGTTCTTCATCATGCCATACAACTCCCTGGCAATCTTCTCCGCCATTTTCTCACACCACACTTTGGTCGGGCAGAAGATCAAGACAGCATGGCCGTCCAGTATGGTCTCCAGGCACAGTGGAATGATGTGATCCTCATCACCTTTAAATGAGAAATGAATGCTGAAATTGTTTGTAAGGAGCTCAGTTAAGTGCGATATGCTACCTGCCCCCCATGCTAACTTCACAAGACAAATGTATGGCAAAATGTAGAAGTCCTCTGATGACAAGTTGTGAAACACAACTGCTCAAAGGAAAGGATCAAAGCTGTTTCAAAGTTCATTATTTTACTTTCCTTATCATTCCTGCTGTCTTGTTGTTTCTCAGTGGGGTATTTTCTCTCACTTTTCCTGGCaaatgagtgtgtgcgtgcaatGTGTCAAAATCTGTCCCTGCATGAAAGCAGGAACAAATAAACTGACTCCAAAGTAAGAGGCAGGGGTCCAGAGGCCGCCCAGGTCTGGGCATTTTAAAGGTGATTTTGTGGCCTCTCCTCGCTGGTAAAGGCCAAAAAAACATCACTTTCCGGATTTCCGTCCATGTGAAAGTGGGAATCCCCATACCATACCTTGAAAAGTAGCCTTGACCTCAATGTCCCTGACCTTGGTCATGGCCTGGTCGTAGATGGTGGTGCCGACCTTGATGTGCTCGGTGAGTGGGACGGGGCGAAAGTCGGTGTGGAACAGGTTGGCGTCTAACCATGTAGCCAGAAGATCAAGGTTGGGAAGGGTGGCGCTCATGCCGATCACTTGAATTGGATGCTTACTTGTCTCTTTTGATCTGGAAGTTAAGATGAGTTCAATTTTCAGCTGGACATTCACTTACCAAGTGATGCTCATGAGAATATAAACTAAAAGGAATGTGAAATGATAGAGAGTAGCTGGATAATCAGACCGAAGGACGTTCACTTACCAAGTGATTCTCATGAGAATATGAACTAAAAGGAATGATTGAAAATATCTACATAATTAAACAGAAGAAAAATCACCAACAAGACAATCCCATTCCCATTCAGgaaggggaagaaaaaaaagaattgacAAAGAACTACAAAGTAAAATAATCTAGCAAATAAAAAGAGAGACATAACTGCATTCAGAATCATTATGCTCAAAATACTGTCCCAGCAAAACCTACAACTGACTCCGAAGCACAAAAAGACAGCACAGTTTTGATACAGCTTGTCTTGCTGCTTGTCAAATCAGAAATAATTTCAAGATGAATGAAGTCAATACAGAAGCCTGCCACAGATACACACCTGCGCGCCATGTAGCAAATTTTGGTCAGCAAGAGTTCCAGCAGGTACCCCCTGTTTGAGTCGCCCACCATGTGCAGCTCGTCAATGACCACAACACCTGCAAATAGTCAATCTACTTTAAAGGTATGACTGACCACAGAATCATATGACTTATTACACTCAATTTTCCTTCAGTCTTGAACGGCTATTTTCATTGACTGAATTTGTTCTATACTAAATGCTCCAACCAAATCAAACTATCTGACAGTTTTACAGAATCATTACAAATGCAGGGCAAACTTTTTATTCGGGCCAGAAAGTGTTGATGCATGAAACTCCAAAATGACTTGTCAGTCTGGCTATTTGTTACGGTTGAATAGACTGGCTCATTGAGTTTAAAAATGACCCATTAATTTATGATAAATTAGCCAGGCTACCTTTGTGCTATATTTGGCCTTATCCGTtcatgtatgtttttgtttgttttgtttttgacaaaacaacaaaattggAACTATTAACCTATACACATGTATTCCTCTGGACTTTTAATTTCCTGCAGTTTGCTTGTCCTGAATAATGACTGTCAACATACCTAACAGGTCAATTCTATTCTCCTCCATAAGCCTGTTCACCTAGCTGTTGCCTTTCTCTATGTTGTTTACTCACAAAACTATACATTTGGATCTAATTACTCATAGTCATACACATGTTAACCTGTTTCATTCTTAGAAGTTTGCTTGGCCTAAATTTGGAATAATGACTGTCAACCTACCTAACTCGTCAATTCTATTCTCCTCCATAAGCCTGTTAACCAGGCCGTTGCCTTTCTCAATGGTACACACGGCCACATCTAGACTGTGAAACCCTCCCGCAGGGCTGTGACTCCCCATGAAGCCTCCCACACGCACTCCCGCATCTTGGTACAGGCGCTGGAGCGAGATCATCTTTTCTCGCGTGACAGAGACAAAGGGGAGGATGAAGAGAGCTTTGCGACGCGTTTCTAGCACTCTCTTCAGCATGAGGAGTTCCGCCACCATGGTCTTGCCGGCGCTTGTGGGCGCTGAGTAGACCAGGTTGCCACCACCTGTAACAGTCCGCATATTGTTTATTCACCAACAGTCTTATACTTATAACAACGCACAAAACTTAGCCATCACACCAGGGCTGAGGTGAATGAGAAAGtaaccaaccgggtgggagccagccgcggtgttggattggttgaaattgaggtttgttgtgatttcaaccaatcagaccctgcTGTTTGTTCTCATTCTTTTGTTAGGCACCCATTTCGCTTGGTGCACCTCGGTCCAGAGCACCACAACTGTCTCAGGAgataacttttttcttttttttatcagatGATATCTTACACAAATtaataatacatgtacaaactATAAGCATCGTCCAAAGGATAGATGCAGAATTTGATTATGGTGCAAATGAAATCGACAAATTCCAGCCCTCGTCATTGGAAACAGTTGCAAAACACTTGACAAAGAGCTGAACAATTGTTCGTTGACGTTCTGTTTCATCacacagccctgaaagtccaacaaatggtgtactcctctttggctagtgattctgaaaatgtactagccagagtcAGAGAGCTAACGTTACTAGctaaaccaacaatttgtttcagcaactttacttgcatttggcgagtagatgaacatttctactcgcaagatacatgtttctacttgccatggcgagtaaaatactcgccactttctgGCCTGATTCCAGCTGCTTCACCTAAAGAGTGCACCAAGAAAGTGAaactgagactgagagggacTTAACTTATATTCTCTGTAAATTGAACAGTCAGAATCTGACATGGTAGCTCTGCGTCAACTCTCAGGATGTGAAAGAACTTCAGGATGAAAATTCATCTCCATAATTATTATAAAGCTACAGTACATGCTCTCGTTATGTGTCTTACACTCAGCAGTAAAGACACAAAAGTAGTTACTTCACCAAACTTACTCAGCACTTTCCCAGTGGTAAGACACTGAGCCTGCCATGGAAACATGGCTGTGATTCCCTGACTGTGGTACGCTTCCAGAACAGGTCCTGGCAGTCCCCATGACGACAAGGAAAGACTTTCTGTAACAgcaaaaaagacattctcagATAAACACCTTTTAAATTGTCATTATAACAAAAAGTATTTGATTCTGAAAGTGACATCCAGAATTCAGAGGTTATGAATTATCACtttaaattcaaattcaaaTTTGATAAATGATGTGTTTCTTTCATGGGAGACAGGGAACGAAGAGAAAATCAGTTCTGTTACAGGTAAAGGGGCTGAGAGGCCAATGACAATTAATTCAGGAAAGCAAGCAAGCTCGTCAAAAACATACCTGCATTCTGGCTCCCAATGCTATCTGATACTTGATCACAGTCTGTTGGTGGTACTTGAACACTGTTGATGTGTACAGCACAGTTTGTGTCACTGCTTGGTGTTACTCTGCTGACACTGGATTCTCTAAGCCTGTGGTGAGAATCTGCTGATAGCTTGCTGATTGCTTTGTCATCTGTGCTGCCTCCAATCTCTTGTGGAGATTTGGACAATGTAGCTGATGAAAAAGGCGCGTTCTTTGATGCTGCAGAGGAGGATGGTTTTTGTGATAAAGCTGCCAAAACCACAAGCCCTGTTGAAGAGTTTCTGTGTGCCCCAATACCAGAAGCAGAGACATCTTTCTCGTGCTCTCCACCACCTCTTCTGCTACCCGTTATCTGAGTAAATCCATCACAAGTTTTCTCCAAAGTTTTCTTTTCACATTGCACAGCAGACACATACTTGGGACGAGGTTTCTGTCTAGGAGAGCTCTTGTGTGCAAGGTTAGGCGCATGCGTACGATTTTCTTTGCTCGAGTTCTCTTGTAGACTAGAATCTACACTCATACTCACAGTCACAGTGTCAGAAGACACATTCTTGTGTGGTCCTTTGATTTCTGACTGATTAGAGGGTTTCCTTGTGTTCTCGCTAGCAGCAGTGTTACCACCACCACTTTGCAAGCTGGCTGGTTTGGTGACAGGCAAAACAGGTGAGACATCTGTCTCAATCTCAACTTCGTCTTCCCGCTCCTTAACTTGATGACTTGTAGTTGTATTGTCATATCTGTTTGCTAGCCTAGATTtacaagaagaagatgatgcAGCATGTATGTGATGTTTGGGCTGTTTATGGTCACCTGGTGCATGCAGTTCAGGGCTGGGGGAGGCAGGGCATAGAAGTTTGCTTTTGTGCACTGGTGCACTAGTGTGAGGTACTTTGTTATGCCCAGACTTGCCCCTTTCTTCAATCAAGCTCTTCCTCTTCTTGTCTCGAGGGCTGTGTGTTGGAGTGAAAGACTCATTAAATAATGAGTCACCAAAAAGGCTTGGCTTACTGACACCAGATTTTTTTCTACTACGGGAGTTTTTCCGTTTCACAGGGTTAGCGACATCCCGGTGCACTGGTTTGGTGGGGGTCTTTGAAAAAGCTTGCTGGTTTGGAAAGAAAGTTGTTGTGTGAGTTTTGCTGGTTGACTCATAAGCTGCCGCTTCCAAACTGTCGACGGCATTGATGATGT
This region of Littorina saxatilis isolate snail1 linkage group LG8, US_GU_Lsax_2.0, whole genome shotgun sequence genomic DNA includes:
- the LOC138973427 gene encoding DNA polymerase theta-like, with translation MSVDSSLQENSSKENRTHAPNLAHKSSPRQKPRPKYVSAVQCEKKTLEKTCDGFTQITGSRRGGGEHEKDVSASGIGAHRNSSTGLVVLAALSQKPSSSAASKNAPFSSATLSKSPQEIGGSTDDKAISKLSADSHHRLRESSVSRVTPSSDTNCAVHINSVQVPPTDCDQVSDSIGSQNAESLSLSSWGLPGPVLEAYHSQGITAMFPWQAQCLTTGKVLSGGNLVYSAPTSAGKTMVAELLMLKRVLETRRKALFILPFVSVTREKMISLQRLYQDAGVRVGGFMGSHSPAGGFHSLDVAVCTIEKGNGLVNRLMEENRIDELGVVVIDELHMVGDSNRGYLLELLLTKICYMARRSKETSKHPIQVIGMSATLPNLDLLATWLDANLFHTDFRPVPLTEHIKVGTTIYDQAMTKVRDIEVKATFQGDEDHIIPLCLETILDGHAVLIFCPTKVWCEKMAEKIARELYGMMKNPAALAAYTGETGFVKASEMTRLPIDQGALRNVLEQLGRSAVGVDPMLGKVIQYGVAYHHAGLTFDERDIVEGAFRQGLLKILVATSTLSSGVNLPARRVIVRSPMFGGRAMDTLSYKQMAGRAGRKGVDTEDSKHNAADTVGGIEEDSTPNDADCAVNTPNDGDCAVNTPNDGDCAVNTPNDGDCAVNTPNDGNCAVNTPNDGDKGGERRGKKPNNFLKLYFA